The nucleotide sequence ATAGTCCATGTCTACAGCTGTTAGCCCAAGATCCAAGCATATGAAAATAGTCATGACCTTATTATTGATCATGATCAGTTGTGTACAGGCTGTTATGGCTCAGGAGCCCAAGGAGCCTTTGCCGGTAAAAGGTTTTGCTATAGCTGCACCTGTACCAGAGGAAGTGGACCGATTTATAAAGTTTATTGATGAGGAATTGGGAAAAAGAGGCATCAACACCTTAATCTTGAGGGTTGATTATAGGTATGAATATGAGGGGCACCCGGAGCTGATCGGAGAAGATCCATTGAGTAAAGCAGCGGTAAAAAGACTGGTAGCTGCCTGTAATGCTCATGGTATTAGACTGATTCCCCAAATCAACCTGTTAGGGCATCAATCATGGCACAGTAAAATAGGGAAGTTATTGGAAGTATATCCTGAATTTGATGAAACTCCCCATGTGAGGCTCCCCGAGAAATATGAATGGCCTAATAAGGATGGACTTTATTGCAAAAGTTATTGTCCCCTTCATCCGGGTGTGCATGCGGTGGTATTTGATATGGTGGATGAGATTTGTGAGGTGTTTGAAGCAGATGCTTTTCATGCAGGTATGGATGAAGTGTTTTATATTGGAGATGATAAGTGTCCTAGGTGTTCAGGGAGGGACAAGGCGGCTTTGTTTGCTGGAGAAGTTACCAAAATCAGGAATCATCTAGCAGAGAAGGATAGGGCATTATGGATATGGGGAGACCGGTTGTTAGATGGAAAAACTACCGGCATGGGAATGTGGGAGGCCAGTATGAACAATACGCACAGGGCCATTGATATGATACCTAAAGATGTGGTGATTGGTGATTGGCATTATGAACGGGCAGACCCAACGGCTGTATATTTTGCCATGAAAGGATTCCGGGTTTTGACCTGTAATTGGAGAAGGCCGAGGGTCTCAGTAGCCCAAGTAGAAGATATGTATAGGTTCAGAGAAGCTGCAACTACGGAAATGAAGCCTCGTTTTTATGGTGTCATGCAAACCGTTTGGTCTGATACGGGAAGTTTTATGGATGGTTTTTATGAGCATAAGCCTGATGGGGAGGGCGGAGAGGATACTGCTTGGAATACTTTTAGAAGGATGTTTGCTAAAATAGAGGCCTTAGAGAAAGGGGATTAAAGGGCAGTTTGGATTTTTTATTGGATTTGTTAGGCCTATAGAGGTGTTCTGTAACGTTCTGCCATGGTTTTTATTTAGTAGCAATGATTCAGGTTGTTAGATAAAGTTTGCTGTTTTGCATATTATTTTAGCAGAAGTAATGTTTCATGGTTTTGGGAAATGAAATTTTTTGTAAATTCCGATTGGTAGAATAAAATTGTTTCGAAGCGAATCGAAATAAATCAAAACTAATCTTTTTTTATTGATGCCATGAATAAAGTATATCGTTGTATCTTGTTTTATTTATTGCTCTTATGGAGCCATTTGACTGTTGGACAGGAATATCAAGCCAATTGGGAATCATTGGACAGCCGTCCAGTTCCAGGCTGGTTTGAGGATGCTAAGTTTGGGATTTTTATTCATTGGGGTCCTTATTCTGTGCCAGCTTGGTCTCCTAAGGGAACCTATTCCGAATGGTATCAATATTGGATGGAGAGCAAGAAGCTTTTTGGAAATGGGGATTTCAAGGGGGACGAAGTTTATCAATACCATAAAAGGACCTATGGAGAAGATTTTCCCTATTATAATTTTGGTGAAATGTTTACCGCAGATCTATTTGATCCTGAAGAATGGGCAGGGCTTTTTGAGAAAGCGGGTGCGAAATACATTGTTTTGACTTCTAAGCATCATGACGGATATACACTTTGGCCCAACGAGCAGGCCAATGACCGGGGATTTGCCTGGAATAGCATGGAAGTAGGTGCCAAGAGGGATTTGGTTGGAGAGTTGACTGAGGCGGTTAAAAAAACTTCAGTCAAAATGGGACTTTATTATTCACTTTATGAATGGTATCATCCATGGTGGCAGTCTGATAAAGAGAGGTTTGTCAATGAGCACTATCTGCCTCAGATCAAGGATTTGGTACAAAATTACCAACCAGATATTCTTTGGACGGATGGAGAATGGGAAATGGAAGGTGAAAAATGGAAAAGTGAGGAATTTTTGGCTTGGTTGTACAATGAATCAGCCGCCAAGGATAATATTCTTGTGAACGATCGCTGGGGTAAAGGCCTGAGACAAAAACATGGAGGATACTATACCACGGAGTATGAGGCGGGCAAAGAGTTTGATAAGCCATGGGAAGAATGTAGGGGCATGGGCTTTTCATTTGGTTATAATCAAAATGAAGATGCGCAGGACTATAATAGCACTAGGGCATTGATACTGATGCTGGTGGATATCGTGAGCAATGGAGGGAATCTCTTATTGGACATCGGTCCAGATGCCAGGGGAAATATTCCTCCCATTATGCAGGAGAGGCTGTTGGAAATAGGTGAATGGCTCTCCATTAATGGAGAAGCTATTTATGGTACAAGAAAGTGGGGACAATCTGCCCAATGGTCTGTAGGAGACCGTAAGATAGACCATGAAAAGGGATATTTGGGAGGAGATTATATTCTTAAACAGACGATAGATCCTTCTCCTGGAAAGGCAGTGAAAGAACTGTTTTTTACGCAAAAAGAAGATGATCTTTATGCGATCAGTCCGAAGTTTC is from Echinicola marina and encodes:
- a CDS encoding family 20 glycosylhydrolase — its product is MSTAVSPRSKHMKIVMTLLLIMISCVQAVMAQEPKEPLPVKGFAIAAPVPEEVDRFIKFIDEELGKRGINTLILRVDYRYEYEGHPELIGEDPLSKAAVKRLVAACNAHGIRLIPQINLLGHQSWHSKIGKLLEVYPEFDETPHVRLPEKYEWPNKDGLYCKSYCPLHPGVHAVVFDMVDEICEVFEADAFHAGMDEVFYIGDDKCPRCSGRDKAALFAGEVTKIRNHLAEKDRALWIWGDRLLDGKTTGMGMWEASMNNTHRAIDMIPKDVVIGDWHYERADPTAVYFAMKGFRVLTCNWRRPRVSVAQVEDMYRFREAATTEMKPRFYGVMQTVWSDTGSFMDGFYEHKPDGEGGEDTAWNTFRRMFAKIEALEKGD
- a CDS encoding alpha-L-fucosidase, whose product is MNKVYRCILFYLLLLWSHLTVGQEYQANWESLDSRPVPGWFEDAKFGIFIHWGPYSVPAWSPKGTYSEWYQYWMESKKLFGNGDFKGDEVYQYHKRTYGEDFPYYNFGEMFTADLFDPEEWAGLFEKAGAKYIVLTSKHHDGYTLWPNEQANDRGFAWNSMEVGAKRDLVGELTEAVKKTSVKMGLYYSLYEWYHPWWQSDKERFVNEHYLPQIKDLVQNYQPDILWTDGEWEMEGEKWKSEEFLAWLYNESAAKDNILVNDRWGKGLRQKHGGYYTTEYEAGKEFDKPWEECRGMGFSFGYNQNEDAQDYNSTRALILMLVDIVSNGGNLLLDIGPDARGNIPPIMQERLLEIGEWLSINGEAIYGTRKWGQSAQWSVGDRKIDHEKGYLGGDYILKQTIDPSPGKAVKELFFTQKEDDLYAISPKFPMGELLIKDVKASTGTKVKLLGIDAELEYVQKGKDLLISVPALSYDELPCKHAWSFKISNVQ